The genomic stretch GCTGATCGACACCGAGGTGTACCACTGGTTCGTCCGCCGGGTGACGACCCGCCACCAGTGGGCGCGGGTGGCGGTGTCGAACGCCGTGTCGGTGCCGATCGACAACGTGGTGTTCGTGGTCGGGGCCTTCGGGGCGATCCCCTTCATGGCCGACCACGCCCTCACGCTCCCGTGGGCCGCCGTGTGGGACATCTTCGTGGTCAACCTCACCATCAAGGCCGTGGTCTCCGGCCTCAGCCTCCCCTTCATCTACCTCACGCCCGACCGCGACTGGTCCGCCGATCCGGACGACGCGTAGGCGCCCGCTCAGCGGTCGGCGATGCCGTGGAGGCAGGTCTCGAGGTACTTGTCGATGAACGCGTCCTCGGACCAGGGAAGGGCGGGCTTGCTCACCATCAGCGACGTGATGCCGTGGACCCGCGCCCAGAAGCCGAGGGTCACGAGGAGGGCGTCGGTGAACTCGGGGCGGAAGGCGCCGGCGTCGACGCAGCGCTGCACGTTGGCGATGGTGTCGAGGAAGGTGCGTGACTCGTTGACCCACTCGTGCTGCGCCGCTTCGGCCGGCCCCTGCTCGGGTCGCAGCATGAACATGATCCGGTAGGGCTCCGGGTTGGCCCGCCCGAACTCCACGTAGGCGCGACCGCGGGCCTGGAGCTCCAGCAGCGGGTCGGCGATGCCGGCGACCGCGGCCTCGATCGCCGCGTCGAGCGACACGAAGTGCCGGGCGCACACCTCGTAGATGAGGGTGGTCTTGTCGGGGAAGTGCCGGTAGATCGACGGCGGCGTCACCCCGACGGCGTCGGCCACGGCTCGGATCGACACGGCCTCGGCCGACCCGGTCGCCAGCAGCAGCTCCTCGGCGGCGACCAGGATCTCCTTGCGCAGCAGCTGCCCCTCGCCCTTGCGGGCGCGGGCGCGACGCGACGCCGCCTGAGACCGGGTGGTCTCAGGCGGCGTGACCGGAGCGGGAGTGGTCGCTCCGGTCCGCGAGCGTCGGGACGTGGGTGTCGGCATCGTCTGGCGCCGATGCCGGGGCACCCGGGGCGTCTTCACCTCAGGAGACGACCACGGCGTCGGAGCCGACAGTCTCGCGCTCGCGGGCGGCGTCGGCTCGGTCGAGCTCGTCGAGGTCGACGTGCTCGGAGATGCCGAAGCGCTGGTGGAACCGGCGCAGCGGCCCGGGGGCCCACCAGTTCCACTCGCCGGCCAGCCGCATGAACGCCGGCACCAGCGTGCCCCGGATGACGAAGGCGTCGAGCAGCACGGCCAGCGTGAGCCCGATGCCGAACAGCTTCATGAAGCTGACACCACCGGTGGCGAAGGCCAGGAACACCACGGCGATGAGCACCGCGGCAGCCGTGACGATGCGGCCGGTGCGCTCCAGGCCGAGCGCCACCGACCGGGTGTTGCCGACCCCCTTGTCGTGCTCCTCCTTGATGCGGGAGAGCAGGAACACCTCGTAGTCCATCGACAGCCCGAAGGCCACGCAGAACATGAGGATCGGCATCGCCGCGGCGAGCCCGCCGGTGGCGGTGAAGTCGAGCACGCCCGACAGGTGGCCGTCCTGGAAGATCCACACCATGGCCCCGAACGTCGCCGTCAGGCTGAGCAGGTTGAGCACCAGCGCCTTGACGGGGATCAGCACGCTGCCGAACATCATGAACAGCAGCACCACGGTGATGACGCCGATGATGAGGAGCGCCAGCGGCAGCCGGGAGAACAGGGCGTCGTTGGAGTCGACCAGCTCGGCCCCGAGCCCCGTGACGGTCACCGGGAATGGTGCGTCCGACGAGCGCAGGGCGTTGACCAGGTCCTCGCCCTCGTCCGACATGGGCTCGACCGACGGGACCACCGACAGGTAGGTCCCGTCGCCCTGGGTGAAGCCGTCGTAGCGGGGTGCGGTGTCGGGCCCGAGCACCAGCTGGCCGGGCTCGCAGCCGAGCTGCTCGGCCAGGCCGGCGCCGCAGTAGCTACCCGTGGCCGCGTCGACCCGCGACACGCTCGGGAGCACGGCCAGCGTGGCGGCGTACTCGTCGACCGCGGCGGTGAGGTCGCCACCCGACAGCCCGCCGGTCGACGCCGCCACCACCGACAGGGCGCCCGCCTCGGTCGACGTGAACTCGTCGCGGATCACGTCGTGCACCTGGCGGCTCGAGGCCGACTCGGGCAGCACCCGGTCGTCGGGCAGCCGCAGCTGCAGGCCGAGGAACGGCGACCCCATCACCAGCAGCAGGGCGATCACCACGGTCGCCACCGGGATCGGCCGGCGCATCACGAGCAGGGCGATCCGGTGCCACATACCTTCCTCGGGCGGGTTGACCGACCGCTTCCACAGGGTCAGCGAGTTCACCCGGTGGCCCAGCGCCATGAGGATCGCCGGCAGCACCACCAGCGAGAACAGCCCCGCCATCAGCGACACGATGAGGCCGGCGTAGGCCATCGACCGCAGGAACGTGAAGGGGAAGACGAGTGCGGCGCACAGCGAGGCGGCGACGGTGGCGGCGCTGAAGGCGACGGTGCGCCCGGCCGACCGCACCGTGCGGGTCACGGCGACCTTCGGCTCGTGGCCTCCCCGCAGCTCCTCCCGGTAGCGGGCGACGATGAACATGCTGTAGTCGATGGCCAGGCCGAGGCCCATCGCCGTCGTGAGGTTGAGGGCGTAGATCGAGACGTCGGTGACCTCGGTGAGCAGTCGCAGGGCGAGGAACGTGCCGACGATCGAGAGCACGCCCACGATCAGCGGCAGGACGGCGGACACGACGCTGCCGAACACCAGGACCAGCAGCACCAGCGTGATGGGCAGGGCGATCAGCTCCGCCCGCACCAGGTCCTCCTCGATGGTCACGTTGACCTCGCGGAACACCTCGGCCACCCCGCCGACCTCCACCGTGACCGGCCCGGCGTCCTGCTCCAGCCGGGGGCCGATCTCCTCGATGTAGTCGTTGAGCTGGCTGTCGTCGGTGGCGTCGATGCGGCCCAGCACCAGCGCCCGGGTGCCGTCCTCGCTGCGCAGGGGCGGGGCGTTGCCCTCCGACCAGTAGGAGAACACGTTGGTGACGTGGGGCTGGTCGGCGAGCTCCTGCGTGATGTCCTGCCCGGCCGAGACGCTCCCGAGCGAGTCGACGTCACCGACCTTGGTGGTGACGAGGAGGAGGACGTTGGGGACGCCGGTGTCGAACTCGTCGGCCAGCACCTCCTCCGCGCGGGACGACTCGGACGACGGGTCCTCGAACCCTCCCGAGATCATCCGGTCGGCGACGCCGCCACCGATGGCACCGGCGACGACGAAGAAGACGGCGGCCCCGACGAGGACCCAACGGGCGCGCGAGGTGGCGAGACGAGCGAGGCGTGTGAGCATGGGAACCCCTGGGGGAGGCCGGCGGGTTAACGGCGTTACGTTATTGCTGGTATCTAACTCTCCCAGGTCAGGGAAGTCCACGAGACATGGGTCACGGGGTCTTGCCGAGCGCTTGACCCGTGGGTCAAGGTTGGTCGGACGCCCCAGCCGAATCCCTGGGCAGGGCAGTCCGTCCGAGGGAGGACCGATGTCGGAGATGGCCGCAGACGAGCAGGTCGAGCAGGTCGGCTACCCCGGGGCCCGCCCGCCGGACCGGGTGCGCGACGTCGACGCCCACGGCATCCGCATCGCCGTCCACGAGTGGGGCGGTGCCGACGCACCGCCGCTGGCGCTCCTCCACGGTGGCTTCGACTTCGCCCGCACCTTCGACGTGTTCGCCCCGCTGCTGGCCGACGCCGGCTGGCGGGTCGTCGCCTGGGACCAACGGGGCCA from Acidimicrobiales bacterium encodes the following:
- a CDS encoding TetR/AcrR family transcriptional regulator encodes the protein MKTPRVPRHRRQTMPTPTSRRSRTGATTPAPVTPPETTRSQAASRRARARKGEGQLLRKEILVAAEELLLATGSAEAVSIRAVADAVGVTPPSIYRHFPDKTTLIYEVCARHFVSLDAAIEAAVAGIADPLLELQARGRAYVEFGRANPEPYRIMFMLRPEQGPAEAAQHEWVNESRTFLDTIANVQRCVDAGAFRPEFTDALLVTLGFWARVHGITSLMVSKPALPWSEDAFIDKYLETCLHGIADR
- a CDS encoding MMPL family transporter, producing the protein MLTRLARLATSRARWVLVGAAVFFVVAGAIGGGVADRMISGGFEDPSSESSRAEEVLADEFDTGVPNVLLLVTTKVGDVDSLGSVSAGQDITQELADQPHVTNVFSYWSEGNAPPLRSEDGTRALVLGRIDATDDSQLNDYIEEIGPRLEQDAGPVTVEVGGVAEVFREVNVTIEEDLVRAELIALPITLVLLVLVFGSVVSAVLPLIVGVLSIVGTFLALRLLTEVTDVSIYALNLTTAMGLGLAIDYSMFIVARYREELRGGHEPKVAVTRTVRSAGRTVAFSAATVAASLCAALVFPFTFLRSMAYAGLIVSLMAGLFSLVVLPAILMALGHRVNSLTLWKRSVNPPEEGMWHRIALLVMRRPIPVATVVIALLLVMGSPFLGLQLRLPDDRVLPESASSRQVHDVIRDEFTSTEAGALSVVAASTGGLSGGDLTAAVDEYAATLAVLPSVSRVDAATGSYCGAGLAEQLGCEPGQLVLGPDTAPRYDGFTQGDGTYLSVVPSVEPMSDEGEDLVNALRSSDAPFPVTVTGLGAELVDSNDALFSRLPLALLIIGVITVVLLFMMFGSVLIPVKALVLNLLSLTATFGAMVWIFQDGHLSGVLDFTATGGLAAAMPILMFCVAFGLSMDYEVFLLSRIKEEHDKGVGNTRSVALGLERTGRIVTAAAVLIAVVFLAFATGGVSFMKLFGIGLTLAVLLDAFVIRGTLVPAFMRLAGEWNWWAPGPLRRFHQRFGISEHVDLDELDRADAARERETVGSDAVVVS